Proteins found in one Microbacterium sp. LWS13-1.2 genomic segment:
- a CDS encoding LLM class F420-dependent oxidoreductase: protein MTEPRHPAAHRPLRIGVQLAPQHASYAAYRDAVLRAEDLGVDAIFNWDHFFPLTEPMDAEHFEAWTVLAAMAEQTERVEFGPLVNCSSYRNPDLQADMARTVDHISAHGTGTGRLIFGTGSGWAQPDYDEYGYEFGTVGSRLDALADDLPRIRSRWERLNPAPTRRIPILIGGQGERKTLRMVAQHADIWHTFTRLDDMPRKIGVLHQWCAQEGRDPAEIELSTGYTIRGFGPLLETDAAPRLYELGFRLIIPAIDGPDYDLSPLAPLLEWRDRINGA from the coding sequence ATGACCGAGCCCCGGCATCCCGCCGCCCATCGCCCGCTGCGGATCGGCGTGCAGCTGGCGCCGCAGCACGCCTCGTATGCCGCGTACCGCGACGCGGTGCTGCGCGCGGAGGATCTCGGCGTCGATGCGATCTTCAACTGGGATCACTTCTTCCCGCTCACCGAGCCGATGGATGCCGAGCACTTCGAAGCGTGGACGGTGCTGGCTGCGATGGCCGAGCAGACGGAGCGCGTCGAGTTCGGTCCCCTCGTCAACTGCAGCTCCTACCGAAACCCCGACCTGCAGGCCGACATGGCACGCACGGTCGACCACATCAGTGCCCACGGGACCGGCACCGGCCGGCTCATCTTCGGCACCGGATCGGGCTGGGCGCAGCCCGACTACGACGAGTACGGCTACGAGTTCGGCACGGTCGGCTCACGCCTGGACGCCCTCGCCGACGACCTGCCGCGTATCCGCTCACGCTGGGAGCGGCTCAACCCCGCACCCACCCGGCGGATCCCGATCCTCATCGGCGGTCAGGGCGAGCGCAAGACGCTGCGGATGGTCGCGCAGCATGCCGACATCTGGCACACGTTCACGCGGCTCGACGACATGCCGCGCAAGATCGGGGTGCTCCACCAGTGGTGCGCGCAGGAGGGCCGCGATCCCGCCGAGATCGAGCTGTCGACCGGCTACACCATCCGCGGCTTCGGCCCGCTCCTCGAGACGGATGCCGCACCCCGCCTGTACGAGCTGGGCTTCCGCCTCATCATCCCGGCGATCGACGGCCCGGACTACGACCTCTCGCCGCTCGCGCCCCTGCTGGAGTGGCGCGACCGGATCAACGGCGCCTGA
- a CDS encoding GAP family protein yields MGAVIGDILTLALGVAISPIPIIAAILMLLSPKARVTGTGFLLGWVLGIVVAVTVFTLLSSVLPEGDEDASQPIKGVIQLVLGVLLLLLALRQWRGRPKAGAEPALPKWMQAIDTITFPKALGLGFLLSAVNPKNLLLAASAGVTIGAAGLDAGSIVVVIAVFTVIAASTVLVPVVGYLIAAEKLRGPLDALRGWLAKENAVIMAVLLLVIGVAIIGKGVGSF; encoded by the coding sequence ATGGGCGCCGTCATCGGAGACATCCTCACGCTCGCCCTCGGTGTCGCGATCAGCCCGATCCCGATCATCGCGGCCATCCTGATGCTGCTGTCCCCGAAGGCGCGGGTGACCGGCACCGGATTCCTGCTCGGATGGGTGCTCGGGATCGTGGTCGCGGTGACCGTCTTCACCCTGCTGTCGTCGGTGCTCCCCGAGGGGGACGAGGACGCATCGCAGCCGATCAAGGGCGTCATCCAGCTCGTCCTCGGCGTCCTGCTGCTGCTCCTCGCACTGCGGCAGTGGCGCGGCCGGCCGAAGGCCGGAGCGGAGCCGGCGCTGCCGAAGTGGATGCAGGCGATCGACACGATCACCTTCCCCAAGGCCCTGGGCCTCGGATTCCTGCTGTCGGCGGTCAACCCGAAAAACCTGCTCCTCGCAGCGAGCGCGGGCGTGACCATCGGGGCCGCCGGCCTCGACGCCGGCTCGATCGTGGTCGTGATCGCGGTCTTCACCGTGATCGCGGCATCCACCGTCCTCGTGCCCGTCGTCGGCTATCTCATCGCCGCCGAGAAGCTGCGGGGCCCGCTCGACGCGCTGCGCGGCTGGCTCGCGAAGGAGAACGCGGTCATCATGGCCGTGCTGCTGCTGGTCATCGGCGTCGCGATCATCGGCAAGGGCGTCGGCAGTTTCTGA
- a CDS encoding formylglycine-generating enzyme family protein, whose translation MGSDEFYPDEQPVHDRAVAAFRIDRYAVTNAQYAAFVDDTGYVTVAERELDPANFPGADVTSLSPGAMVFTPTPGPVDLRDWRNWWRWEAGACWRRPFGPESSVDDRLRHPVVHIAFEDAAAYAEWAGLRLPTEAEHEYAARGGLDGRRFAWGDEPYPEGVAQANSWLGRFPYDNQGVGDAAPVGSYPPNGYGLYDMTGNVWEWTTDYYTPRHLRLSDKPVDAGKRANLLAAASAQEGFPSIPRRVLKGGSHLCSPEYCLRFRPAARSPQAEDTGMSHIGFRCASDA comes from the coding sequence ATGGGGTCGGACGAGTTCTACCCCGACGAGCAGCCGGTGCACGATCGTGCGGTCGCGGCCTTCCGGATCGACCGGTACGCGGTCACCAACGCCCAGTACGCCGCCTTCGTCGACGACACCGGCTACGTCACCGTCGCCGAGCGCGAGCTCGACCCCGCGAACTTCCCGGGCGCCGATGTCACCTCGCTCTCGCCCGGGGCGATGGTGTTCACCCCGACGCCCGGGCCTGTCGATCTGCGCGACTGGCGCAACTGGTGGCGGTGGGAGGCCGGCGCCTGCTGGCGTCGGCCGTTCGGACCCGAGTCGTCCGTCGACGACAGGCTGCGGCATCCGGTCGTCCACATCGCCTTCGAAGACGCCGCGGCCTACGCCGAGTGGGCGGGGCTGCGTCTGCCGACCGAGGCCGAGCACGAGTACGCCGCCCGCGGCGGGCTCGACGGCCGCCGCTTCGCGTGGGGCGACGAGCCCTACCCCGAGGGCGTGGCGCAGGCGAACTCGTGGCTCGGGCGCTTCCCGTACGACAACCAGGGCGTGGGCGACGCCGCGCCGGTCGGCTCGTACCCGCCGAACGGCTACGGGCTCTACGACATGACCGGCAACGTGTGGGAGTGGACCACCGACTACTACACCCCGCGGCACCTGCGCCTGTCGGACAAGCCCGTCGACGCGGGCAAGCGCGCGAACCTGCTCGCCGCGGCGAGCGCCCAGGAGGGTTTCCCGTCCATCCCGCGGCGTGTGCTCAAGGGCGGATCGCACCTGTGCTCGCCGGAGTACTGCCTGCGCTTCCGGCCCGCCGCGCGCTCGCCCCAGGCGGAGGACACCGGCATGTCGCACATCGGGTTCCGCTGCGCCAGCGACGCCTGA
- a CDS encoding HAD family hydrolase, with the protein MTDQLPSWRDTASRAAILDFVAAVTAEGGPDFVPADARVAVFDNDGTLWTEKPMPTQLHYLLEQWKAAAAADPALADRQPYRAAVSGDLAWLGAAIDKHYSGDDSDLGALIAAVAESSAGASVEDHEASVAAFYRDARHLSLGSSYAHTVYQPMVELIRFLEANGFGVYIVSGGDRDFMRPMTQDYYGIPAERVVGTGMGLEYDGDDNVVRYTPKLAFFDDGPEKPVRIWMRVGRRPILAAGNSNGDIPMLRFAQGSPRSLSVLIHHDDDTGRGDAPYDKGAEQALEAASAHGFTVVSVRDDWSQVFPSA; encoded by the coding sequence ATGACCGACCAGCTGCCGTCCTGGCGCGATACGGCGAGCCGCGCCGCGATCCTCGACTTCGTCGCCGCCGTCACCGCCGAAGGCGGCCCCGACTTCGTTCCCGCGGATGCCCGCGTCGCGGTGTTCGACAACGACGGGACGCTCTGGACCGAGAAGCCCATGCCGACACAGCTCCACTACCTGCTGGAGCAGTGGAAGGCGGCGGCCGCCGCCGATCCGGCACTCGCCGACCGGCAGCCCTATCGTGCCGCCGTGTCGGGCGATCTGGCCTGGCTCGGGGCGGCCATCGACAAGCACTACAGCGGCGACGACTCCGACCTGGGCGCCCTCATCGCCGCCGTCGCGGAGTCGAGTGCCGGTGCCAGCGTCGAGGACCACGAGGCCTCCGTCGCCGCCTTCTATCGCGATGCGCGCCACCTCTCGCTCGGCAGCTCGTACGCCCACACCGTCTACCAGCCGATGGTGGAGCTCATCCGGTTCCTCGAGGCGAACGGCTTCGGCGTCTACATCGTGTCGGGCGGCGACCGCGACTTCATGCGCCCGATGACACAGGACTACTACGGCATCCCGGCGGAGCGCGTGGTCGGCACCGGGATGGGCCTCGAGTACGACGGGGACGACAATGTGGTCCGGTACACGCCGAAGCTCGCGTTCTTCGACGACGGCCCCGAGAAGCCGGTCCGCATCTGGATGCGCGTCGGCCGGCGACCGATCCTCGCCGCGGGCAACTCGAACGGCGACATCCCGATGCTGCGGTTCGCACAGGGCAGTCCCCGCAGTCTGAGCGTGCTGATCCACCACGACGACGACACCGGCCGCGGCGATGCGCCGTACGACAAGGGCGCGGAGCAGGCGCTGGAGGCCGCATCCGCCCATGGGTTCACGGTCGTCAGCGTGCGCGACGACTGGTCGCAGGTGTTCCCCAGCGCGTAA
- a CDS encoding arylsulfatase — protein sequence MPRDFQGKIELDVRDSTADWPAFLSEKAPQGAPNVLVVLYDDTGTAAWSPYGGRINMPTMERLADNGLTYSQWHTTALCSPTRSTFLTGRNHHQNGFATISESSTGFPGYNSHIPPTNATMANVLRDAGWATFWVGKNHNVPIDEWTAGASKKNWPLAQGYDRFYGFIGGETNNWFPSLAEDNHYIDQPYLPEDGYHLSKDLADQALKMIRDVKQTEPDKPWYLWFCPGANHAPHHAPQEYIDKYKGKFDDGYEAYREWVLPRMIERGILPEGTDLTQMNPMPDGTFTQTDLVRPWAELNDEEKAMFCRMAEVFAGFSEYTDAQVGRIVDYLEESGQLDNTLILYCADNGASGEGSPNGSVNEGKVFGGYPDSLEDNLRLVDKLGSPDTYNHYPTGWAMAFSTPYRMFKRYSYQGGVCDPLVIHWPAGIAAKGEVRSQYHHCTDIVPTILEVCGVEMPAEYNGVAQTPLPGVSMRYSFDADGPTNKKTQYYEMLGSRGIWHEGWKAVAEHGPMAGMARFEDDVWQLFHTDVDRAEAHDLAAEHPEKLEELKALWLEEAKANDVLPLNDLQIIGNAKDFETFVGMEFHQPAPPSGQFVYYPGTSEVPERSAANVHNVSYKIAAAVDLTPDTEGVIFAHGSRFGGHALFVKDGTITYAYNFLGIPPEDRIQAPVPTAGKHVIGVEFTKERMGEYREGIGPLKLYIDDQLVAEQEIRTVLGHFSLCGEGLTIGRDSADPVSSLYGYGFDFTGGEIEKVVFDIADDAYIDLEAHLAAAMSRD from the coding sequence GTGCCCCGTGACTTCCAGGGAAAGATCGAGCTCGATGTCAGGGACTCCACGGCCGACTGGCCGGCGTTCCTGTCCGAGAAGGCGCCGCAGGGCGCTCCGAACGTCCTCGTGGTGCTCTACGACGACACCGGAACCGCCGCCTGGTCGCCCTACGGCGGCCGGATCAACATGCCGACCATGGAACGGCTCGCCGACAACGGCCTCACGTACTCGCAGTGGCACACCACGGCGCTGTGCTCCCCGACGCGCTCGACCTTCCTGACGGGCCGGAACCACCACCAGAACGGCTTCGCGACGATCTCGGAGTCGTCCACCGGCTTCCCGGGCTACAACTCGCACATCCCGCCGACGAACGCGACGATGGCGAATGTGCTGCGGGATGCCGGCTGGGCCACGTTCTGGGTCGGCAAGAACCACAACGTGCCCATCGACGAGTGGACCGCGGGCGCTTCCAAGAAGAACTGGCCCCTCGCGCAGGGCTACGACCGCTTCTACGGCTTCATCGGCGGCGAGACCAACAACTGGTTCCCCTCGCTCGCCGAGGACAACCACTACATCGACCAGCCGTACCTGCCGGAGGACGGCTACCACCTGTCGAAGGACCTCGCCGACCAGGCGCTGAAGATGATCCGCGACGTGAAGCAGACCGAGCCCGACAAGCCCTGGTACCTGTGGTTCTGCCCTGGGGCCAACCACGCACCGCACCACGCGCCGCAGGAGTACATCGACAAGTACAAGGGCAAGTTCGACGACGGCTACGAGGCCTACCGCGAGTGGGTGCTGCCGCGCATGATCGAGCGCGGCATCCTGCCCGAGGGCACCGACCTCACCCAGATGAACCCGATGCCCGACGGCACGTTCACCCAGACCGACCTCGTGCGGCCGTGGGCCGAGTTGAACGACGAGGAGAAGGCGATGTTCTGCCGCATGGCCGAGGTCTTCGCCGGGTTCTCGGAGTACACCGACGCCCAGGTCGGACGGATCGTCGACTACCTCGAGGAGTCCGGCCAGCTCGACAACACGCTCATCCTCTACTGCGCCGACAACGGCGCCTCGGGCGAGGGCAGCCCCAACGGCTCGGTCAACGAGGGCAAGGTCTTCGGCGGCTATCCCGACTCGCTGGAGGACAACCTGCGTCTGGTCGACAAGCTCGGCAGCCCCGACACCTACAACCACTACCCCACCGGCTGGGCGATGGCGTTCTCGACCCCGTATCGGATGTTCAAGCGGTATTCGTATCAGGGCGGCGTCTGCGATCCGCTGGTCATCCACTGGCCGGCGGGAATCGCCGCCAAGGGCGAGGTGCGCTCGCAGTACCACCACTGCACCGACATCGTCCCGACGATCCTCGAGGTCTGCGGCGTGGAGATGCCGGCCGAGTACAACGGCGTCGCGCAGACGCCGCTGCCCGGCGTCTCGATGCGCTACTCGTTCGACGCCGACGGGCCGACCAACAAGAAGACCCAGTACTACGAGATGCTCGGCAGCCGCGGCATCTGGCACGAGGGCTGGAAAGCCGTGGCCGAGCACGGGCCGATGGCCGGTATGGCGAGGTTCGAGGACGACGTGTGGCAGCTGTTCCACACCGACGTCGACCGCGCGGAGGCGCACGACCTCGCCGCCGAGCATCCCGAGAAGCTGGAAGAGCTCAAGGCGCTGTGGCTCGAGGAGGCGAAAGCCAACGACGTGCTGCCGCTGAACGACCTGCAGATCATCGGCAACGCGAAGGACTTCGAGACGTTCGTCGGCATGGAGTTCCATCAGCCGGCGCCCCCGAGCGGGCAGTTCGTCTACTACCCGGGGACCTCCGAGGTGCCGGAGCGCTCCGCGGCCAACGTCCACAACGTGTCGTACAAGATCGCGGCGGCCGTCGACCTCACCCCGGACACCGAGGGCGTGATCTTCGCGCACGGTTCCCGGTTCGGCGGGCACGCTCTGTTCGTCAAGGACGGCACCATCACGTACGCGTACAACTTCCTCGGCATTCCGCCCGAGGACCGCATCCAGGCGCCCGTCCCCACCGCGGGCAAGCACGTCATCGGGGTCGAGTTCACGAAGGAGCGCATGGGCGAGTACCGCGAGGGCATCGGGCCGCTCAAGCTGTACATCGACGACCAGCTCGTCGCCGAGCAGGAGATCCGGACGGTCCTGGGTCACTTCTCGCTGTGCGGTGAGGGCCTCACGATCGGTCGGGACAGCGCCGACCCGGTGTCGTCGCTGTACGGCTACGGGTTCGACTTCACCGGCGGCGAGATCGAGAAGGTCGTCTTCGACATCGCCGACGACGCGTACATCGACCTCGAGGCGCATCTGGCCGCCGCGATGTCGCGGGACTGA
- a CDS encoding SulP family inorganic anion transporter, whose amino-acid sequence MTTTAPAPRPRRVLPTLASYRREWLVPDTVGGLSAGAVVVPQAMAYATIANLPVEIGLYTCIVPMLVYALLGGSRAMSVSTTSTIATLTATTLVSAGVAAAADDPHDAVGALMMLTLLVGAILLLARLLTLGSLVENISGATLLGMKIGVGATVAVGQLPKLLGETYDFSGHGFLRSLAAVGQAFGSVNWPTIALSAGSIATLLLLARFAPKVPGALIVVGAGILLVAFAGLEEAGVDLIAPVPSGLPLPGLPELSTLPALVPGALAIAVMAFLESAAVARGIRRTTEPQIDSNQELMATGAANVAGAFFSTMPAAGGFSQSAVNQSAGAKTQVSTLVTVALAVLVALFLGPVLSLLPQATLAAMVFVAVIGLIDIPELVRWARISPTDFWIAVVVALIGLSAGLLAAVGVGVVVTLVLVLRELNIPKLEVDERRGDAIAVHLLRALYTANALENEQAIIRLATDEQATAVVLDLERQDVVTMTVLDMLADLDRELAGRDVVLHLAALPDSAASVAGKDSWYAGLRDAGRAHDTVEEGLTAAAA is encoded by the coding sequence ATGACGACGACCGCGCCCGCCCCGCGTCCGCGCCGGGTGCTGCCGACCCTGGCGAGCTACCGCCGCGAGTGGCTCGTGCCCGACACCGTCGGTGGCCTCTCGGCGGGCGCCGTCGTCGTTCCCCAGGCGATGGCCTACGCGACGATCGCGAACCTCCCCGTCGAGATCGGCCTCTACACCTGCATCGTGCCGATGCTCGTCTACGCACTCCTCGGTGGCAGTCGCGCGATGAGCGTGTCGACCACCTCGACGATCGCGACTCTCACGGCCACCACCCTCGTGTCGGCAGGGGTCGCGGCCGCGGCGGACGATCCGCACGACGCCGTCGGGGCGCTGATGATGCTGACTCTCCTGGTCGGGGCGATCCTCCTGCTCGCACGCCTCCTCACACTCGGCTCGCTCGTCGAGAACATCAGCGGCGCGACCCTGCTCGGCATGAAGATCGGCGTCGGCGCGACCGTCGCCGTCGGCCAGCTGCCGAAGCTGCTGGGCGAGACCTACGATTTCTCCGGCCACGGGTTCCTCCGCTCGCTCGCTGCCGTCGGACAGGCGTTCGGCAGCGTGAACTGGCCGACCATCGCGCTGTCGGCCGGGTCGATCGCGACACTCCTCCTGCTCGCGCGGTTCGCGCCGAAGGTGCCGGGTGCGCTGATCGTCGTCGGGGCCGGCATCCTTCTCGTCGCCTTCGCCGGGCTCGAGGAGGCGGGCGTCGACCTCATCGCGCCGGTTCCCTCCGGCCTGCCCCTCCCAGGCCTCCCGGAGCTGTCGACGCTGCCGGCACTGGTGCCGGGGGCGCTCGCGATCGCCGTGATGGCCTTCCTCGAGTCGGCGGCCGTGGCCCGCGGCATCCGTCGTACCACCGAGCCCCAGATCGACAGCAACCAGGAGCTCATGGCGACCGGCGCCGCCAACGTCGCCGGCGCGTTCTTCTCCACGATGCCGGCGGCCGGCGGGTTCTCGCAGAGCGCCGTCAACCAGAGCGCCGGCGCCAAGACGCAGGTGTCGACTCTCGTCACGGTGGCGCTGGCGGTGCTGGTCGCGCTGTTCCTCGGCCCTGTGCTGAGTCTGCTGCCCCAGGCGACGCTGGCCGCCATGGTGTTCGTTGCGGTGATCGGTCTCATCGACATCCCGGAGCTCGTCCGCTGGGCGCGGATCAGCCCGACCGACTTCTGGATCGCCGTCGTCGTCGCCCTCATCGGGCTGTCGGCCGGTCTGCTCGCCGCCGTGGGTGTCGGGGTCGTCGTGACGCTCGTGCTGGTGCTCCGCGAGCTCAATATCCCGAAGCTCGAGGTGGACGAGCGGCGGGGCGACGCCATCGCGGTGCACCTCCTGCGGGCCCTGTACACCGCCAACGCGCTCGAGAACGAGCAGGCGATCATCCGGCTCGCGACCGACGAGCAGGCGACTGCGGTCGTGCTCGACCTCGAGCGTCAGGACGTCGTGACGATGACGGTCCTCGACATGCTCGCCGACCTCGACCGGGAGCTCGCCGGCCGGGATGTCGTGCTCCACCTCGCGGCGCTCCCCGACTCGGCGGCGAGCGTCGCTGGCAAGGACTCCTGGTACGCCGGCCTTCGCGATGCGGGGCGCGCACACGACACCGTCGAGGAAGGGCTGACGGCGGCAGCCGCCTGA